DNA sequence from the Desulfovulcanus ferrireducens genome:
CCAAATGTCAGAGCGAACAGGTCCAAAGATGTTTGTCTCAGGTCTTTTCTAAAGTCGGCTCAGGAGAAACAGCAAAATCCAGTACAACTTCCTGTGGAAGCAGTGGATTTTCCTGAGCATCTTAATGCTTCAGGTCTGAAGCAATGACCATGATGTTAATTTTTTAGTATTTAGTAATGGGACAATGTCACTAACTTAGGCTCCTTGATTTGCGCTTAAATAAAGTGAGGGGCCTGCCCCCTCACTTAAAATAATTAAATAACAGGTTCGCTCCTGACTTCTTCACACTCACTGATTAACTACTTTCTGTTTCTTAAGAACTCAACTTTCTGACACGATTAACATCCTCAAATTACTACACAATTGAAGAGTGCATTTTCTGAAATGCATTACAAACGGGTTGGGTAACACAACTTGGCGAAGATTGCGGAAGTGCTGTGCATAGGGAGGTTGTTCCATCGAACTTTCGAAACCCATCATAACAACAGAAAAGGAATTAAGTAACATTCTATTGACTAACCCCATTATGCACAGCCCGCAAGCAAGCCTTAGATGTGTCCAAGTCTTTGTT
Encoded proteins:
- a CDS encoding FmdB family zinc ribbon protein, which produces MPIYEFTCLNCHNLFEELVFGEKPSYIRCPKCQSEQVQRCLSQVFSKVGSGETAKSSTTSCGSSGFS